The following coding sequences lie in one Arachis hypogaea cultivar Tifrunner chromosome 4, arahy.Tifrunner.gnm2.J5K5, whole genome shotgun sequence genomic window:
- the LOC140184088 gene encoding secreted RxLR effector protein 161-like, whose translation MGLAKPINAPMHASTKLDKDKNENNVDKTRYQRMIGSQIYLTALRPDIIFIVRLCSRFQSQPKESHLSAVKRIIQYIFGTTNYGLWYPKSDSINLIGYSDANFAGDRIDRRSTSAICCTIGNVLNVWTNKKQGKMAMFTVEAKYIVVSLFCCQLFYYKLNVSNILLMCDNMSDINISKNLVLLSRIEHIEVKYHSIRELVHNRNIDIQFVKFEDQLADILTKLLVEERFLQA comes from the coding sequence ATGGGGCTTGCTAAGCCAATAAACGCTCCTATGCATGCTTCCACTAAGCTTGacaaagataaaaatgaaaataatgttGACAAGACAAGATACCAAAGAATGATAGGCTCACAAATATATTTAACAGCTTTAAGACCTGACATAATATTTATTGTGAGGCtgtgttcaagatttcaatcccAACCTAAAGagtctcacttaagtgcggtgaagAGAATCATTCAATACATCTTTGGCACCACAAATTACGggttatggtatcctaaatctgactCAATTAATTTAATTGGATATTCAGATGCTAATTTTGCAGGTGATAGAATAGATAGAAGAAGCACTAGTGCTATTTGCTGCACCATTGGAAATGTGTTGAATGTTTggactaacaagaaacaagggAAAATGGCGATGTTCACTGTAGAAGCTAAGTATATCGTTGTCTCTCTTTTCTGTTGTCAACTTTTTTACTACAAGTTGAATGTATCTAATATTCTTTTGATGTGTGATAACATGAGTGATATTAACATTTCTAAAAATTTAGTTTTACTCTCTAGAATAGAACACATTGAAGTTAAATATCACTCTATTAGAGAACTTGTCCACAATAGaaatattgatattcaatttgttaagTTTGAGGATCAACTAGCTGATATTTTGACCAAACTATTAGTTGAAGAGAGGTTTTTGCAAGCTTAG